The Streptomyces sp. NBC_01275 genome has a segment encoding these proteins:
- a CDS encoding extracellular solute-binding protein: protein MNRRTVLALAVGAALLVPGCTATGGTSKGADADAPDDPAKVTGTITVLTVRTDLVQDGTMKKYAAAFNRTYPKVKVEFQALTNYESEVKIRMNTENYGDVLLIPGVIKKSDYPKYFASLGTETERAKKYRFTDFTAVDGKVYGQSPVGVTPGFVYNKRIWREAGVGQWPTTPAEFLAGLKAIKSKTDAVPYYTNFAAQWPLTSWTFVNGSVHCDPQATTKLTDSDPWAQGADLRVGDTLLYDIVHEGLAEKDPTTTNWEASKAQLAKGDIATQWLGTWAVVQFQDAAKKAGVNPDDIGFMPFPAQVDGTFCAVVGPDYNQAVNVHSKHKEAARAWIDWFTDKSGYDKDNLAISPLKDAPLPTVLKPYEDAGVKLIELDDSKGAEVKLIDSRSEVGINTPDYRQDLVDLARGAKKGTLDDFLADLGKKWTEAQNDAGS, encoded by the coding sequence ATGAACCGCCGTACGGTCCTCGCCCTCGCCGTGGGAGCCGCCCTGCTCGTGCCGGGGTGCACCGCCACCGGAGGCACCTCCAAGGGTGCGGACGCCGACGCGCCGGACGACCCCGCGAAGGTGACCGGCACCATCACCGTCCTCACCGTGCGCACCGATCTCGTGCAGGACGGCACGATGAAGAAGTACGCCGCCGCGTTCAACAGGACCTATCCGAAGGTGAAGGTCGAGTTCCAGGCCCTCACCAACTACGAGTCCGAAGTCAAGATCCGGATGAACACGGAGAACTACGGCGACGTCCTGCTCATCCCCGGGGTCATCAAGAAGAGCGACTACCCGAAGTACTTCGCCTCGCTGGGCACCGAGACCGAACGCGCGAAGAAGTACCGGTTCACCGATTTCACCGCCGTCGACGGCAAGGTCTACGGGCAGAGCCCGGTCGGCGTGACGCCCGGCTTCGTCTACAACAAGCGGATCTGGCGCGAGGCCGGCGTCGGTCAATGGCCCACCACCCCGGCGGAGTTCCTCGCCGGCCTCAAGGCGATCAAGTCGAAGACGGACGCGGTGCCGTACTACACCAACTTCGCCGCGCAGTGGCCGCTGACCTCCTGGACCTTCGTCAACGGCTCGGTGCACTGCGACCCCCAGGCCACCACGAAGCTCACCGACAGCGACCCCTGGGCCCAGGGCGCCGATCTGCGCGTCGGCGACACGCTGCTGTACGACATCGTCCACGAGGGCCTCGCCGAGAAGGATCCGACGACCACCAACTGGGAGGCTTCCAAAGCCCAGTTGGCCAAGGGCGACATCGCCACGCAGTGGCTCGGCACCTGGGCGGTCGTCCAGTTCCAGGACGCCGCGAAGAAGGCCGGGGTGAACCCCGACGACATCGGTTTCATGCCGTTCCCCGCCCAGGTGGACGGCACGTTCTGCGCGGTGGTCGGCCCCGACTACAACCAGGCGGTCAACGTCCACTCGAAGCACAAGGAAGCCGCCCGCGCCTGGATCGACTGGTTCACCGACAAGTCCGGCTACGACAAGGACAACCTGGCGATCTCCCCGCTGAAGGACGCCCCGCTGCCCACCGTGCTGAAGCCCTACGAGGACGCGGGCGTGAAGCTCATCGAGCTGGACGACTCCAAGGGCGCCGAGGTCAAGCTGATCGACAGTCGGTCCGAGGTCGGCATCAACACCCCGGACTACCGCCAGGACCTGGTCGACCTCGCCCGCGGCGCGAAGAAGGGCACCCTGGACGACTTCCTGGCCGACCTCGGCAAGAAATGGACCGAGGCACAGAACGACGCGGGGTCCTGA
- a CDS encoding DUF3000 domain-containing protein: protein MAAAQGRLSDGAGGMDDANEGDRDESRSAPLPFRAAVDALRTARLRPQIEIEPTPAPKRLAPFAYALEATVVDGDQDLADGRLVLLHDPAGHDAWHGTFRLVTLIRAELESEMAVDPLLPDVCWSWLTGALQARGLTYGEPSGTVTRASSHYFGGLAERPATSQIEIRASWTPREGLGGAPDSGAHLAAWCDLLAQVAGLPPAGPGDASVVTLPQRRGPQSR, encoded by the coding sequence ATGGCTGCGGCTCAGGGACGACTGTCGGACGGCGCTGGCGGGATGGACGACGCGAACGAGGGGGACCGGGATGAGAGCAGGTCGGCTCCACTGCCCTTCCGGGCCGCCGTCGACGCGCTGAGGACGGCGCGGCTGCGGCCGCAGATCGAGATCGAGCCGACACCCGCCCCGAAACGGCTCGCCCCGTTCGCGTACGCGCTGGAGGCGACCGTCGTGGACGGCGACCAGGACCTGGCCGACGGCCGGCTGGTGCTGCTGCACGACCCGGCCGGGCACGACGCCTGGCACGGAACGTTCCGCCTGGTCACCCTCATCCGGGCCGAACTGGAGTCGGAGATGGCCGTGGACCCGCTGCTGCCGGACGTGTGCTGGTCCTGGCTGACCGGCGCGCTCCAGGCGCGCGGACTGACGTACGGCGAGCCGAGCGGCACCGTCACGCGCGCGAGCTCGCACTACTTCGGCGGACTGGCTGAGCGTCCCGCGACCTCGCAGATCGAGATCCGGGCCTCCTGGACGCCCCGCGAGGGGCTGGGCGGGGCGCCGGACAGCGGGGCGCATCTGGCGGCCTGGTGCGATCTGCTGGCGCAGGTGGCAGGGCTGCCGCCGGCCGGCCCGGGGGACGCGTCGGTGGTCACGCTGCCGCAGCGCCGCGGACCCCAGTCCCGCTGA
- the hemE gene encoding uroporphyrinogen decarboxylase: protein MSANGSPAGQQPTATYDSAFLKACRREPVPHTPVWFMRQAGRSLPEYRKVREGIPMLESCMRPELVTEITLQPVRRHNVDAAIYFSDIVVPLKAIGIDLDIKPGVGPVVERPIRTRADLAQLRDLTPEDVSYVTEAIGLLTAELGATPLIGFAGAPFTLASYLVEGGPSRTYENAKAMMYGDPELWADLLDRLAEITAAFLKVQIEAGASAVQLFDSWAGALAPADYRRSVLPASEKVFRAVEGYGVPRIHFGVGTGELLALMGEAGADVVGVDWRVPLDEAVRRVGPGKALQGNLDPTVLFAGPEAVETKAREVLDAAAGLEGHVFNLGHGVMPSTDPDALTRLVDYVHTQTTR, encoded by the coding sequence GTGAGTGCGAACGGAAGCCCCGCGGGCCAGCAGCCGACAGCGACGTACGACAGTGCCTTCCTGAAGGCGTGCAGGCGTGAGCCCGTGCCGCACACGCCCGTGTGGTTCATGCGGCAGGCCGGGCGCTCCCTGCCGGAGTACCGCAAGGTCCGCGAGGGCATCCCGATGCTCGAGTCCTGCATGCGGCCCGAGCTGGTCACCGAGATCACCCTCCAGCCGGTGCGCCGGCACAACGTGGACGCGGCGATCTACTTCAGCGACATCGTCGTCCCGCTCAAGGCCATCGGCATCGACCTCGACATCAAGCCCGGCGTCGGCCCGGTCGTCGAGCGCCCGATCCGCACCCGCGCCGACCTCGCCCAGCTGCGCGACCTCACCCCCGAGGACGTCTCCTACGTCACCGAGGCCATCGGCCTGCTGACGGCCGAGCTCGGCGCCACCCCCCTGATCGGTTTCGCGGGCGCGCCTTTCACCCTCGCGAGCTACCTCGTCGAGGGCGGCCCGTCGCGCACGTACGAGAACGCCAAGGCGATGATGTACGGCGACCCGGAGCTCTGGGCCGATCTGCTCGACCGCCTCGCGGAGATCACGGCCGCGTTCCTGAAGGTCCAGATCGAGGCGGGCGCGAGCGCCGTCCAGCTGTTCGACTCCTGGGCCGGCGCGCTGGCCCCCGCCGACTACCGCCGCTCGGTGCTGCCCGCCTCCGAGAAGGTCTTCCGCGCGGTCGAGGGCTACGGCGTTCCGCGCATCCACTTCGGAGTCGGCACCGGCGAGCTGCTGGCGCTCATGGGCGAGGCCGGCGCGGACGTCGTCGGCGTCGACTGGCGCGTCCCGCTCGACGAGGCCGTGCGCCGGGTCGGCCCCGGCAAGGCGCTCCAGGGCAACCTCGACCCGACCGTGCTGTTCGCCGGCCCCGAGGCCGTGGAGACCAAGGCCCGCGAGGTCCTCGACGCGGCGGCCGGTCTGGAGGGCCACGTCTTCAACCTCGGCCACGGCGTCATGCCGTCCACCGACCCGGACGCGCTGACCCGCCTGGTCGACTACGTCCACACGCAGACCACTCGGTAA
- a CDS encoding LacI family DNA-binding transcriptional regulator, with protein MTASPSPRVTIKDVAARAGVSKGAVSLAFNRKPGLSEATRDRIFAAARELGWEPNLTARSLSSSRVDVVGLAICRPARMLGLEPFYMEFVSGVESVLTEHSCSLLLRLVKNLDDEVGIQESWWRGRQVGGSILVDFREDDPRVAATERLGMPVVAVGHPSLTGSLTSVWTDDATAVTEAVRYLAALGHRRIARVGGAAALGHTAIRTAAFDQAARSLGLAGAWQVATDYSGEAGARATRSMLTASPPDRPTAIVYDNDIMAVAGLAVAAEMGLHVPQDVSLLAWDDSQLCRLTHPTLSAMSHDVHGFGAEAARTLFGVIMGSGPGSHPVPTPSLTPRGSTAPPVRV; from the coding sequence ATGACAGCCTCCCCGTCGCCCCGCGTGACCATCAAGGACGTCGCCGCGCGCGCCGGCGTGTCCAAGGGGGCCGTGTCGCTCGCCTTCAACCGCAAGCCGGGGTTGTCCGAGGCGACCCGGGACCGGATCTTCGCGGCGGCGCGGGAGCTCGGGTGGGAACCGAACCTGACGGCGCGGTCGCTGTCGAGCTCGCGGGTGGACGTGGTGGGGCTGGCGATCTGCCGGCCGGCGCGGATGCTGGGCCTGGAGCCGTTCTACATGGAGTTCGTCTCCGGGGTGGAGAGCGTGCTGACCGAGCACTCCTGCTCGCTGCTGCTGCGGCTGGTGAAGAACCTGGACGACGAGGTCGGGATCCAGGAGTCGTGGTGGCGGGGGCGGCAGGTGGGCGGGTCGATCCTGGTGGACTTCCGGGAGGACGACCCCCGGGTGGCGGCGACCGAGCGGCTCGGGATGCCGGTGGTGGCCGTGGGGCATCCGTCGCTGACCGGGAGTCTGACGTCCGTGTGGACCGACGACGCGACCGCGGTGACGGAGGCGGTGCGGTATCTCGCGGCGCTCGGGCACCGTCGTATCGCCCGGGTCGGGGGCGCGGCGGCGCTCGGGCACACCGCGATCCGCACGGCCGCTTTCGACCAGGCGGCGCGGAGTCTGGGGCTGGCGGGGGCGTGGCAGGTGGCCACGGACTACTCCGGGGAGGCGGGGGCGCGGGCGACCCGGTCGATGCTGACCGCGTCGCCGCCCGACCGGCCGACGGCGATCGTCTACGACAACGACATCATGGCGGTGGCGGGGCTCGCGGTGGCGGCCGAGATGGGGCTGCACGTGCCGCAGGACGTCTCCCTGCTGGCCTGGGACGACTCCCAGCTGTGCCGGCTGACCCATCCGACGCTGTCCGCGATGAGCCATGACGTGCACGGATTCGGCGCGGAGGCGGCGCGCACGCTGTTCGGGGTGATCATGGGATCGGGGCCGGGCTCGCATCCGGTGCCGACGCCCTCGCTCACCCCCAGGGGCTCCACCGCGCCACCCGTCCGGGTGTGA
- a CDS encoding ribonuclease D, which produces MTDAQETAAASSLRTTGGAPPDDGGSTASGAPTPLLEPREGIPPVIADEASLAEVIAAFAAGSGPVAVDAERASGYRYGQRAYLVQLRREGAGSALIDPVACPDLSALGEALSGVEWVLHAATQDLPCLREIGMVPTRLFDTELAGRLAGFPRVGLGAMVEGVLGFVLEKGHSAVDWSTRPLPEPWLRYAALDVELLVDLRDALEKELDRQGKLDWAHQEFDAIASAPPPEPRKDPWRRTSGMHKVRRRRQLGVVRELWETRDRIAQRRDVSPGKVLSDAAIVEAALALPVNAHALAALNGFGHRMGRRQLEQWQAAVDRAKAIGESQLPQPGQPVAGPPPPRAWADKDPAAAARLSAARTAVSALAEELNMPQENLVAPDTVRRVCWEPPQPLDETSVATALTGYGARPWQVEQVTPVLVAALSAKDA; this is translated from the coding sequence GTGACCGACGCCCAAGAAACCGCAGCAGCCAGTTCACTGCGAACCACCGGAGGCGCCCCTCCGGACGACGGCGGATCGACTGCTTCCGGGGCGCCGACACCTCTGCTCGAACCGCGCGAGGGCATCCCTCCCGTGATCGCCGACGAGGCCTCCCTCGCCGAGGTCATCGCCGCGTTCGCGGCCGGCTCCGGCCCGGTCGCCGTCGACGCCGAGCGGGCCTCCGGCTACCGCTACGGACAGCGCGCCTATCTGGTGCAGCTGCGTCGCGAGGGCGCCGGCAGCGCGCTGATCGACCCCGTGGCCTGCCCCGACCTGTCCGCCCTGGGCGAGGCGCTGTCCGGCGTCGAGTGGGTGCTGCACGCCGCCACCCAGGACCTGCCGTGTCTGCGCGAGATAGGCATGGTGCCGACGCGGCTGTTCGACACCGAGCTGGCCGGTCGGCTCGCCGGGTTCCCGCGGGTCGGCCTCGGCGCGATGGTCGAGGGCGTGCTGGGCTTCGTCCTCGAGAAGGGGCACTCGGCCGTCGACTGGTCGACCCGGCCGCTGCCCGAGCCGTGGCTGCGGTACGCGGCGCTCGACGTCGAGCTGCTCGTCGACCTGCGCGACGCGCTGGAGAAGGAGCTGGACCGGCAGGGCAAGCTGGACTGGGCCCACCAGGAGTTCGACGCGATCGCCTCCGCTCCCCCGCCGGAGCCCCGCAAGGACCCGTGGCGGCGTACGTCCGGCATGCACAAGGTCCGCAGGCGGCGCCAGCTCGGGGTCGTACGGGAGCTGTGGGAGACCCGGGACCGGATCGCGCAGCGGCGGGACGTGTCGCCGGGCAAGGTGCTGTCGGACGCGGCCATCGTGGAGGCCGCGCTCGCCCTCCCGGTGAACGCGCACGCGCTCGCGGCGTTGAACGGGTTCGGCCATCGGATGGGGCGGCGGCAGCTGGAGCAGTGGCAGGCTGCCGTGGACCGGGCGAAGGCGATCGGCGAGTCGCAGCTGCCGCAGCCGGGGCAGCCGGTGGCGGGGCCCCCGCCGCCGCGGGCCTGGGCCGACAAGGACCCGGCGGCCGCGGCACGACTGTCCGCGGCCCGGACCGCCGTCTCCGCGCTCGCCGAGGAGCTGAACATGCCGCAGGAGAACCTCGTCGCCCCGGACACGGTGCGGCGGGTCTGCTGGGAGCCGCCGCAGCCGCTGGACGAGACCTCGGTAGCAACCGCTCTCACGGGTTACGGGGCCCGGCCCTGGCAGGTCGAACAGGTGACCCCGGTACTGGTGGCCGCCCTGTCCGCGAAGGACGCCTAG
- a CDS encoding response regulator transcription factor encodes MSVLLEQPASLVAYRPNKPTAMVVVADPRVRSTVTRHLWALGVRDVIEASSIAEARPRIGNPRDICVADVHLPDGSGLTLLSETRAAGWPNGLALSAADDIGAVRNALAGGVKGYVVTGTRTNVGLPTRPGAAPIGSAAARLHRRPPGAPSHPGGYRELSGREVEVLRLVAEGQSNKAIGVSMGLSALTVKSHLARIARKLGTGDRAGMVAVALRTGIIH; translated from the coding sequence GTGTCCGTTCTCCTCGAGCAGCCCGCAAGCCTGGTCGCCTACCGCCCGAACAAGCCCACCGCCATGGTGGTCGTGGCCGACCCGCGCGTCCGCTCCACCGTCACCCGCCATCTGTGGGCGCTCGGTGTGCGCGATGTCATCGAGGCCTCGTCCATCGCGGAGGCTCGTCCCCGCATCGGCAACCCCCGCGACATCTGCGTCGCCGACGTCCACCTGCCCGACGGCTCCGGCCTCACCCTGCTGTCGGAGACCCGCGCCGCCGGCTGGCCCAACGGGCTCGCCCTCTCCGCCGCCGACGACATCGGCGCCGTGCGCAACGCCCTCGCGGGCGGCGTCAAGGGCTACGTCGTCACCGGCACCCGTACCAACGTCGGGCTCCCCACCCGGCCCGGCGCCGCCCCCATCGGCTCGGCCGCCGCCCGCCTCCACCGCCGCCCCCCGGGTGCCCCGAGCCACCCGGGCGGCTACCGCGAGCTGTCCGGCCGCGAGGTGGAGGTGCTGCGGCTGGTCGCCGAAGGCCAGTCGAACAAGGCGATCGGCGTCTCGATGGGCCTGTCCGCGCTGACCGTCAAGAGCCACCTCGCCCGCATCGCCCGCAAGCTCGGCACGGGCGACCGCGCCGGCATGGTCGCGGTGGCCCTGCGCACCGGCATCATCCACTGA
- a CDS encoding carbohydrate ABC transporter permease produces MSKPDQAGTARRAVLRALVYLSLILATVVVLLPLGVVVLTSLKTEKEMADDSGALTFPDDPLNFHNYVTAFQDGRMLSAFGNTAIILVFAIAGTVLIGSMTAYAIDRFTFRFRKLVVALFLLAALVPGVTTQVATFQIVNGFGMFDTLWAPIALYMGTDIVSIYIFLQFVRSIPISLDEAARLDGANSFTIYRKVIFPLLKPAVATVVIVKGITVYNDFYIPFLYLPSQDLGVISTSLFRFKGPFGAQWQTISAGAVLVILPTLIVFLALQKYIYNGFMRGATR; encoded by the coding sequence ATGAGCAAGCCGGACCAGGCGGGCACGGCCCGTCGCGCCGTACTGCGCGCCCTCGTCTACCTGTCCCTGATCCTGGCCACGGTGGTCGTCCTGCTGCCGCTGGGGGTCGTGGTCCTCACCTCCCTCAAGACCGAGAAGGAGATGGCGGACGACAGCGGAGCCCTGACGTTCCCCGACGACCCGCTGAACTTCCACAACTACGTCACGGCGTTCCAGGACGGCCGGATGCTCTCGGCCTTCGGCAACACGGCGATCATCCTGGTCTTCGCCATCGCCGGCACGGTCCTCATCGGCTCGATGACGGCGTACGCCATCGACCGCTTCACGTTCCGCTTCAGGAAACTGGTCGTGGCCCTGTTCCTGCTGGCGGCCCTGGTCCCCGGGGTGACCACCCAGGTGGCGACCTTCCAGATCGTCAACGGCTTCGGCATGTTCGACACCCTCTGGGCGCCGATCGCGCTCTACATGGGCACGGACATCGTCTCGATCTACATCTTCCTGCAGTTCGTCCGCTCGATCCCGATCTCCCTGGACGAAGCGGCCCGGCTGGACGGCGCCAACTCCTTCACCATCTACCGCAAGGTCATCTTCCCGCTGCTGAAACCGGCCGTCGCGACCGTCGTGATCGTGAAGGGGATCACCGTCTACAACGACTTCTACATCCCCTTCCTCTACCTGCCCTCCCAGGATCTTGGCGTGATCTCGACGTCCCTGTTCCGCTTCAAGGGCCCCTTCGGCGCCCAGTGGCAAACGATTTCGGCAGGAGCGGTCCTGGTCATCCTGCCGACACTGATCGTCTTCCTGGCGCTGCAGAAGTACATCTACAACGGTTTCATGCGGGGAGCGACGAGGTGA
- a CDS encoding glycoside hydrolase family 2 protein: MLEASPLDDGWILRHPESPAGTLPAAVPGCVHTDLLAAGVIPDPFLGLNEREVEWVGRREWVYESELPAGPSGHEQTDLVFDGLDTAAEITLDGRLLGRVRNMHRSYRFDVTGLSGPLTVRFASAYAEAEAVRGKLGDRPAAYDEPYQYLRKMACSFGWDWGPTLVTAGIWRPVRLERWSTARIARVRPLVTVHQGVGVVELHVEVERTRVEAALTLEARVGDVRVRGAVEGTGGVVRVEVPQAELWWPRGYGEQPLYDVELTLHHGSAPLDVWRRRIGFRSVELDSSADAHGTGFTLVVNGERLFARGVNWIPDDVFPSRVTRERYRKRLRQAADAGVDLVRVWGGGIYESEDFYDACDESGLLVWQDFPFACAAYPEEQPLRGEVEAEARENVVRLMPHPSLVLWNGNNENLWGFRDWGWEERLGGDSWGEGYYLGVLPRVVAELDPTRPYTAGSPWSGSWRRHPNEAAHGTHHSWEVWNRVDYAEYRSEVPRFVAEFGWQAPPAYATLRRALPGEELAPDSPGMLHHQKAEDGNGKLERGLARHFAVPEGDFDRWHYLMQVNQARAVATGVEHWRAHWPVCAGTVVWQLNDCWPVTSWAAIDGDGREKPLYHELRRLYADRLLTLQERDGRLVLAAVNQAAERWSGTLSLRRMSVEGELLGAQGVELGVGARAVGEVPVPAELEPVGAKEFLVADAAGLRALHFPVPDREIPYPQPEFEVTAAPGSVTVTARTLVRDLLLQADRMEAGAWADRGLVTLLPGERVTIGVAGWQTPDAEAARAALYCQEPAR; the protein is encoded by the coding sequence ATGCTGGAGGCCTCACCGCTCGACGACGGATGGATCCTGCGCCACCCGGAGAGCCCGGCGGGGACGCTCCCGGCCGCGGTGCCGGGCTGTGTGCACACCGATCTGCTCGCGGCGGGGGTGATCCCCGACCCCTTCCTCGGCCTGAACGAGCGCGAGGTCGAGTGGGTCGGGCGGCGCGAGTGGGTGTACGAGAGCGAGCTGCCGGCCGGGCCGTCCGGGCACGAGCAGACCGACCTGGTCTTCGACGGCCTCGACACGGCCGCCGAGATCACGCTGGACGGCCGGCTCCTCGGCCGGGTGCGGAACATGCACCGCTCGTACCGTTTCGACGTGACGGGCCTGAGCGGGCCGCTGACCGTCCGGTTCGCCTCCGCCTACGCCGAGGCCGAAGCGGTGCGCGGAAAGCTGGGCGACCGCCCGGCCGCCTACGACGAGCCCTACCAGTACCTCCGCAAGATGGCCTGCTCCTTCGGCTGGGACTGGGGGCCCACCCTGGTGACGGCCGGCATCTGGCGGCCGGTGCGCCTCGAGCGCTGGTCGACGGCCCGGATCGCCCGGGTGCGACCGCTCGTCACCGTCCACCAGGGCGTCGGCGTCGTCGAGCTGCACGTCGAGGTGGAGCGGACCCGCGTGGAGGCCGCCCTCACCCTGGAGGCCCGGGTGGGCGACGTGCGGGTGCGGGGCGCGGTGGAGGGAACCGGGGGCGTCGTACGGGTGGAGGTGCCTCAGGCGGAGCTGTGGTGGCCGCGCGGGTACGGTGAACAGCCTTTGTACGACGTCGAGTTGACGCTGCACCACGGGAGCGCGCCGCTTGACGTCTGGCGGCGGCGGATCGGTTTCCGGAGCGTCGAGCTGGACTCCTCGGCCGATGCCCACGGCACCGGGTTCACCCTCGTCGTCAACGGGGAGCGGCTCTTCGCGCGGGGCGTCAACTGGATCCCGGACGACGTGTTCCCGTCCCGGGTGACCCGGGAGCGCTACCGGAAACGGTTGCGGCAGGCCGCCGACGCGGGCGTGGACCTGGTCCGGGTGTGGGGCGGCGGGATCTACGAGAGCGAGGACTTCTACGACGCCTGCGACGAGTCGGGCCTGCTGGTGTGGCAGGACTTCCCGTTCGCCTGTGCGGCCTACCCCGAGGAGCAGCCGCTGCGGGGCGAGGTGGAGGCGGAGGCCCGCGAGAACGTCGTACGGCTGATGCCGCATCCGTCGCTCGTGCTGTGGAACGGGAACAACGAGAATCTGTGGGGTTTCCGGGACTGGGGGTGGGAGGAGCGGCTCGGCGGGGACTCGTGGGGCGAGGGGTACTACCTGGGCGTACTGCCGCGGGTGGTGGCCGAGTTGGATCCGACGCGGCCGTACACGGCGGGGAGTCCCTGGTCGGGGTCGTGGCGGCGGCATCCGAACGAGGCGGCGCACGGGACGCACCACTCGTGGGAGGTGTGGAACCGGGTGGACTACGCCGAGTACCGGAGTGAAGTGCCGCGGTTCGTCGCCGAGTTCGGCTGGCAGGCGCCGCCCGCGTACGCCACGCTGCGGCGGGCGCTGCCCGGGGAGGAGCTCGCGCCGGACTCCCCCGGCATGCTGCACCACCAGAAGGCGGAGGACGGCAACGGCAAGCTGGAGCGGGGGCTGGCCCGGCATTTCGCCGTGCCGGAGGGGGACTTCGACCGGTGGCACTACCTCATGCAGGTCAATCAGGCGCGGGCGGTGGCGACCGGGGTCGAGCACTGGCGTGCGCACTGGCCGGTGTGCGCGGGCACGGTCGTCTGGCAGCTCAACGACTGCTGGCCGGTGACGTCCTGGGCGGCGATCGACGGCGACGGGCGGGAGAAACCGCTGTATCACGAGTTGCGGCGGCTGTACGCGGACCGGCTGCTCACGCTTCAAGAGCGGGACGGAAGGCTGGTGTTGGCGGCGGTGAACCAGGCCGCCGAGCGCTGGTCGGGCACGCTGTCGCTGCGGCGGATGTCCGTCGAGGGGGAGCTGCTCGGCGCGCAGGGCGTGGAACTGGGCGTCGGGGCGCGGGCGGTGGGCGAGGTGCCGGTGCCGGCGGAGCTGGAGCCGGTGGGCGCGAAGGAGTTCCTGGTGGCGGACGCGGCGGGGCTGCGGGCCCTGCACTTCCCGGTGCCCGACCGTGAAATCCCCTATCCGCAGCCCGAGTTCGAGGTGACGGCAGCGCCGGGGAGCGTCACGGTCACGGCCCGCACCCTCGTACGGGATCTGCTGTTGCAGGCCGATCGGATGGAGGCGGGGGCGTGGGCCGATCGGGGGCTGGTGACGCTGCTTCCCGGGGAGCGGGTGACCATCGGGGTGGCGGGCTGGCAGACTCCGGACGCCGAGGCCGCCCGTGCCGCGCTGTACTGCCAGGAGCCCGCTCGATGA
- a CDS encoding carbohydrate ABC transporter permease, which yields MTDTAEKAALGRPTSDPPAASAPRRRWTWRSLTPWLFLIAPLALLITFTYVPMVNMVAYSFTDWDGVSPELHYTGAGNYTELFTRPELFEVFFVSGYYLAASAVQIVAALYFATVLSFNVRFRSLFKGVLFFPYLINGVAIAFVFLYFFQDGGTLDSILALVGYHSDRAWLGTPVSANVSLAGVSVWRYLGLNFVLFLGAIQSIPGELYEAAELDGANRWHQFRHIIAPGIKPVLTLTVILSVSGSLSAFEIPYIMTGGATGTETFVIQTVKLAFQFNKTGLASAAAVVLLLIILAVTWLQRRLVPDDRVDLV from the coding sequence ATGACGGACACCGCCGAGAAAGCGGCCCTCGGCCGGCCCACCAGCGATCCGCCCGCCGCCTCCGCGCCCCGCCGGAGGTGGACCTGGCGCAGCCTCACCCCCTGGCTGTTCCTGATCGCGCCCCTCGCCCTGCTGATCACCTTCACCTATGTGCCGATGGTCAACATGGTCGCGTACAGCTTCACCGACTGGGACGGGGTGAGCCCCGAGCTGCACTACACGGGCGCCGGCAACTACACCGAACTCTTCACCCGGCCCGAGCTGTTCGAGGTGTTCTTCGTCAGCGGTTACTACCTCGCCGCCTCGGCCGTGCAGATCGTCGCCGCGCTCTACTTCGCGACGGTGCTGAGCTTCAACGTCCGTTTCCGAAGTCTCTTCAAGGGCGTGCTGTTCTTCCCCTACCTGATCAACGGGGTCGCCATCGCCTTCGTCTTCCTCTACTTCTTCCAGGACGGCGGCACCCTCGACTCGATCCTGGCTCTGGTCGGCTACCACTCCGACCGCGCCTGGCTCGGCACCCCGGTCTCCGCGAACGTCTCCCTCGCGGGCGTCTCGGTCTGGCGCTACCTGGGCCTGAACTTCGTCCTCTTCCTCGGCGCGATCCAGTCGATTCCGGGAGAGCTCTACGAGGCGGCCGAGCTGGACGGGGCGAACCGCTGGCACCAGTTCCGGCACATCATCGCGCCCGGCATCAAACCGGTCCTGACCCTGACGGTCATCCTCTCCGTCTCGGGCTCGCTGTCGGCCTTCGAGATCCCGTACATCATGACCGGCGGGGCGACCGGCACCGAGACCTTCGTGATCCAGACCGTGAAGCTGGCGTTCCAGTTCAACAAGACGGGCCTCGCCTCGGCCGCCGCCGTGGTCCTGCTGCTGATCATCCTGGCGGTGACCTGGCTGCAACGGCGGCTCGTCCCCGACGACAGGGTGGACCTCGTATGA